A window of the Bufo gargarizans isolate SCDJY-AF-19 chromosome 1, ASM1485885v1, whole genome shotgun sequence genome harbors these coding sequences:
- the LOC122927110 gene encoding uncharacterized protein LOC122927110 gives MPLYDVERLITLIEERPNLWDTRLESYHDRVLKDRSWEEIAKELDGAEFAKADAKKCQVIINKIKNRWYSCRDQFKRELNLRHKSGDGSLAKKPYLYTENLQFLRPVMETRPTVDNLCSALEADQAPSGPASPENPSAPPSTDETPPLEPVREDVPENRTVPQQISTQPRSSGRRRGPPPHDSGLDTRAIVEARVMDYLNQNRGESADETMVHKNHCKLCTI, from the exons ATGCCACTGTATGATGTGGAACGTTTGATTACGTTGATTGAGGAGCGTCCCAATCTATGGGATACACGGCTGGAGTCATACCATGACCGAGTTTTGAAAGATAGGTCCTGGGAGGAGATTGCCAAGGAACTTGATGGGGCAGAATTTGCGAAAGCAGATGCCAAGAAGTGTCAAGTCATCA tcaacaaaataaaaaaccGCTGGTACTCTTGCCGGGACCAGTTCAAGCGGGAATTGAACCTGCGGCATAAAAGTGGAGATGGGTCCTTGGCCAAAAAGCCTTATCTATATACCGAAAATTTACAATTTCTAAGGCCTGTAATGGAAACCAGACC gaccgTTGATAACCTCTGCAGTGCTCTGGAGGCTGACCAAGCACCATCTGGCCCAGCTTCCCCAGAAAATCCATCGGCCCCTCCATCCACGGATGAAACTCCGCCATTAGAACCAGTCAGGGAGGATGTCCCGGAAAATCGCACAGTGCCACAGCAGATAAGCACCCAGCCTCGTTCCTCGGGTAGACGTAGGGGTCCCCCTCCCCACGATTCTGGTTTAGATACTAGAGCCATTGTTGAAGCAAGGGTTATGGACTATTTAAACCAGAATCGTGGTGAGAGTGCGGACGAAACTATG GTCCACAAGAACCATTGCAAACTGTGCACAATTTAG